The following proteins are encoded in a genomic region of Streptomyces sp. SLBN-31:
- the glmS gene encoding glutamine--fructose-6-phosphate transaminase (isomerizing) gives MCGIVGYVGSQSALDVVMAGLKRLEYRGYDSAGVAVLADGGLAAAKKAGKLVNLEKELVDRPLPTGSTGIGHTRWATHGGPTDANAHPHLDNAGRVSVVHNGIIENFAVLRAELEERGHELASETDTEVVAHLIAEEFSACADLAEAMRLVCRRLEGAFTLVAVHADEPDVVVGARRNSPLVVGVGEGEAFLASDVAAFIAHTRSAIELGQDQVVELRRDGVTVTGFDGRPAEVRSYHVDWDASAAEKGGYDYFMLKEIAEQPKAVADTLLGRIDAAGSLTLDEVRISDAELREVDKVVIVACGTAFHAGLIAKYAIEHWTRIPCEVELASEFRYRDPILGARSLVIAISQSGETMDTLMALRHARQQGSKVLAICNTNGSTIPRESDAVLYTHAGPEVAVASTKAFLTQLVACYLVALYLGQVRGTKWGDEITAVIRDLSQISGEVERVLETMEPVRALARTLAHKNTVLFLGRHVGYPVALEGALKLKELAYMHAEGFAAGELKHGPIALIEEDLPVVVVVPSPRGRSVLHDKIVSNIQEIRARGARTIVIAEEGDEAVVPYADHLIRIPVTPTLLQPLVATVPLQVFACELATARGNEVDQPRNLAKSVTVE, from the coding sequence ATGTGCGGAATCGTGGGATACGTGGGGTCGCAGTCGGCGCTGGATGTCGTGATGGCCGGACTGAAGCGGCTGGAGTACCGGGGGTACGACTCGGCGGGTGTCGCCGTGCTGGCGGACGGGGGGCTGGCGGCCGCGAAGAAGGCCGGGAAGCTGGTGAACCTCGAGAAGGAGCTGGTGGACCGGCCGCTGCCGACGGGTTCCACAGGGATCGGGCACACCCGCTGGGCCACGCACGGCGGGCCGACCGACGCGAATGCCCACCCCCATCTCGACAACGCGGGCCGGGTCTCGGTCGTCCACAACGGGATCATCGAGAACTTCGCGGTGCTGCGGGCCGAGCTGGAGGAGCGGGGGCACGAGCTGGCCTCCGAGACCGACACCGAGGTGGTCGCGCACCTGATCGCGGAGGAGTTCTCCGCCTGCGCGGACCTGGCGGAGGCGATGCGGCTGGTGTGCCGGCGGCTGGAGGGGGCGTTCACGCTGGTCGCGGTGCACGCCGACGAGCCGGACGTGGTGGTGGGGGCCCGGCGGAACTCGCCGCTGGTCGTCGGCGTCGGCGAGGGCGAGGCGTTCCTGGCCTCCGACGTCGCCGCGTTCATCGCGCACACGCGCTCCGCGATCGAGCTGGGCCAGGACCAGGTCGTTGAGCTGCGCCGCGACGGGGTGACGGTGACCGGCTTCGACGGGCGTCCGGCCGAAGTGCGCTCGTACCACGTCGACTGGGACGCGTCGGCCGCCGAGAAGGGCGGCTACGACTACTTCATGCTCAAGGAGATCGCCGAGCAGCCCAAGGCGGTCGCCGACACGCTGCTGGGGCGCATCGACGCCGCGGGCTCGCTGACGCTGGACGAGGTGCGGATCTCCGACGCCGAGCTGCGGGAGGTCGACAAGGTCGTCATCGTCGCGTGCGGTACGGCCTTCCACGCCGGGCTGATCGCCAAGTACGCCATCGAGCACTGGACGCGGATCCCCTGCGAGGTGGAGCTGGCGAGCGAGTTCCGGTACCGGGACCCGATCCTGGGGGCGCGCTCGCTGGTGATCGCGATCTCGCAGTCCGGGGAGACCATGGACACGCTGATGGCGTTGCGGCACGCGCGGCAGCAGGGGTCCAAGGTGCTGGCGATCTGCAACACGAACGGGTCGACGATTCCGCGCGAGTCGGACGCGGTGCTGTACACGCACGCCGGTCCGGAGGTGGCGGTCGCCTCGACGAAGGCCTTCCTGACGCAGCTGGTGGCGTGCTACCTGGTGGCGCTGTACCTGGGGCAGGTGCGCGGCACCAAGTGGGGCGACGAGATCACCGCCGTCATCCGGGACCTGTCCCAGATCTCCGGCGAGGTCGAGCGGGTGCTCGAGACCATGGAGCCGGTACGGGCGCTGGCGCGCACCCTGGCCCACAAGAACACGGTGCTGTTCCTGGGGCGGCACGTGGGCTACCCGGTGGCGCTGGAGGGCGCGCTGAAGCTGAAGGAGCTCGCCTACATGCACGCGGAGGGGTTCGCGGCGGGGGAGCTGAAGCACGGCCCGATCGCTCTCATCGAGGAGGACCTGCCGGTGGTGGTGGTCGTGCCGTCACCGCGCGGGCGTTCCGTCCTCCACGACAAGATCGTCTCCAACATCCAGGAGATCCGGGCCCGGGGTGCGCGGACGATCGTCATCGCGGAGGAGGGCGACGAGGCGGTGGTGCCGTACGCCGACCACCTCATCCGCATCCCGGTGACGCCGACTCTGCTGCAGCCGCTGGTGGCGACGGTGCCGCTGCAGGTGTTCGCCTGCGAACTGGCGACGGCCCGCGGCAACGAGGTGGACCAGCCGCGGAACCTGGCGAAGTCGGTGACGGTGGAGTAG
- a CDS encoding holo-ACP synthase, whose protein sequence is MSIIGVGIDVAEIERFEASLKRTPGMAERLFVRDELLLPSGERRGVASLAARFAAKEALAKALGAPAGLLWTDAEVYVEDSGRPRLRVRGSVAAKAAELGVRSWHVSLSHDAGVASAVVIAEG, encoded by the coding sequence ATGAGCATCATCGGGGTCGGTATCGACGTGGCCGAGATCGAGCGCTTCGAGGCGTCGCTGAAGCGTACGCCCGGGATGGCTGAACGGCTGTTCGTGCGGGACGAGTTGCTGTTGCCGAGCGGGGAGCGCCGCGGGGTCGCCTCGCTCGCCGCCCGGTTCGCCGCCAAGGAGGCCCTCGCCAAGGCGCTCGGCGCACCGGCCGGGCTGCTGTGGACCGATGCCGAGGTGTACGTCGAGGACAGCGGGCGGCCCCGGCTGCGGGTGAGGGGGAGCGTGGCGGCGAAGGCGGCGGAGCTGGGAGTGCGGTCCTGGCACGTGTCGTTGAGCCATGACGCGGGGGTGGCGTCGGCAGTGGTGATCGCGGAGGGCTAG
- a CDS encoding NAD(P)H-hydrate dehydratase, giving the protein MRTAYSVETVRAAERGLMARLPEGALMQRAAAGLAAACAELLGRVYGSRVVLLVGSGDNGGDALFAGGRLARRGAGVAAVLLSPERVHAGGLAALRRAGGRVVGAGSGTEPAAAAGVDRVEEAILRADLVLDGIVGIGGKGGLRPEAERLAGVVAESGAPVVAVDLPSGVDADTGEVRGAAVRADLTVTFGTHKPGLLVDPAREYAGSVRLVDIGLGEVLPERPDLEALQHADVAALLPSPGAESDKYRRGVVGIAAGSARYPGAAVLAVSGALRGGAGAVRYVGPAGDAVVARFPETLVSDQGPHKAGRVQAWVVGPGAGDDAGTVAEVLEADVPVLIDADGLRLADLDVVRERRAPTLMTPHAGEAAALLGVAREEVEGARLKCVRELASRYRATVLLKGSTTLVADPASGLVRVNATGTSWLATAGSGDVLSGLAGSLLASGLSALDAGSAAAYLHGLAGRFASDGAPAGAHDVAEAIPGAWRDVRG; this is encoded by the coding sequence ATGCGTACTGCGTACAGCGTGGAGACGGTCAGGGCAGCCGAGCGGGGACTCATGGCGCGGCTGCCGGAGGGTGCGTTGATGCAGCGGGCCGCGGCGGGGCTCGCCGCCGCCTGTGCCGAACTGCTGGGGCGGGTCTACGGCAGCCGGGTCGTGCTGCTCGTCGGGAGTGGGGACAACGGGGGCGACGCCCTGTTCGCCGGTGGGCGGCTCGCCCGGCGCGGGGCGGGGGTCGCGGCCGTACTGCTGTCGCCCGAGCGCGTGCACGCCGGGGGCCTCGCGGCGTTGCGGCGGGCGGGCGGCCGGGTCGTGGGCGCCGGGAGCGGTACCGAACCCGCCGCGGCCGCGGGCGTCGACCGTGTGGAGGAGGCGATCCTGCGCGCGGACCTGGTCCTCGACGGCATCGTCGGCATCGGAGGCAAGGGCGGACTGCGACCGGAGGCGGAGCGGCTGGCCGGGGTCGTCGCCGAGTCCGGGGCGCCCGTCGTCGCCGTCGACCTGCCCAGTGGCGTCGACGCCGACACCGGAGAGGTACGGGGTGCCGCCGTCCGTGCCGATCTCACCGTGACCTTCGGCACGCACAAGCCCGGCCTGCTCGTCGATCCCGCCCGCGAGTACGCCGGTTCCGTGCGGCTGGTCGACATCGGGCTGGGCGAGGTGCTGCCCGAGCGGCCCGATCTGGAGGCGCTGCAGCACGCCGACGTTGCCGCGCTGCTGCCGTCGCCCGGCGCCGAGAGCGACAAGTACCGCCGGGGCGTGGTGGGCATCGCCGCCGGGTCCGCACGGTATCCGGGCGCCGCCGTCCTCGCCGTCTCCGGGGCACTGCGCGGCGGCGCGGGCGCCGTCCGGTACGTCGGGCCCGCCGGGGACGCCGTCGTCGCGCGGTTCCCCGAGACGCTCGTGTCGGACCAGGGGCCGCACAAGGCCGGGCGCGTGCAGGCGTGGGTGGTCGGCCCCGGTGCCGGCGACGACGCCGGGACCGTGGCCGAGGTGCTGGAGGCCGACGTCCCGGTGCTGATCGACGCGGACGGGCTGCGGCTCGCCGACCTGGACGTCGTACGGGAACGGCGTGCGCCCACGCTCATGACCCCGCACGCCGGGGAGGCCGCCGCCCTGCTGGGTGTCGCGCGCGAGGAGGTCGAGGGGGCGCGGCTGAAGTGCGTGCGGGAGCTGGCGTCGAGGTACCGGGCGACCGTGCTGCTCAAGGGGTCGACGACGCTCGTCGCCGACCCGGCGAGCGGGCTCGTACGGGTCAACGCGACGGGCACCTCCTGGCTGGCCACCGCCGGCAGCGGGGACGTGCTGTCGGGACTCGCCGGGTCGCTGCTGGCGTCGGGGCTGTCGGCGCTGGATGCGGGCAGCGCCGCCGCCTATCTGCACGGTCTGGCCGGGCGGTTCGCGTCGGACGGCGCGCCGGCCGGGGCGCACGACGTGGCGGAGGCGATCCCGGGGGCCTGGCGGGACGTACGCGGCTGA